One window of Halichondria panicea chromosome 7, odHalPani1.1, whole genome shotgun sequence genomic DNA carries:
- the LOC135339158 gene encoding NACHT, LRR and PYD domains-containing protein 12-like, with protein sequence MIQKEKIQRGRIDDEFVRLSITGKIDDILLQKTPVNLTNIFSEIGNRRNFVLIEGAPGSGKSTLALHICQEWAEGKLFQEFDIAILVRLRDPLVREAKKIEDLLPCRKSTHASQIGDEILETDGKGVLWVLDGWDELPSDLHGDSIITKLVEPGFAQESPLHKSAVIVTSRPSSSAKLHPRVSSRVEVLGFTPHQLEQYFTECLNGDSQAVQTLLERIRENPVVEGSCYLPLNASIVVNCFLSDNHSLPTSNHGIFISVVQSSLKRYLQDRLGKTTPVGDITSPDSLPSEIRTETVQMCQLAYHGIEKNKATFTDNDLAALRITKEISYVGLLQTVPSIISDGHLVYYCFLHLSIQELLAAIHISLMSPKQQISVFQKLFGSPRFSAVFQFYAGITKLSTSRPILSLLPRFLCPVPATVFDLVRKVVKKEKEKEYGEPKPLLLSLINCLYEAEDSSLCVFVANLLNHNLDLGCTTMNPIDCLSVGYFASACSNTSNGFTLRLNDCSIDDQGCKFLARGLSKCPNSNNDIPTGGIHIAEIIENTSSISELDLSNNAIGNSGLSTLCEALSTNTSLKILYLGNCSLTISDDNGAALYQLLNTNNSLEFLNLSGNTVTSCRHIAAGLAVNKTLRTLRLISCALTDQSIEELSTGLINKIEELYIYGNDSITEDGMKTLARHLTTHCSELTLLYIPNHLRSCIETVFRDANKERKRNGLPEINYV encoded by the coding sequence atgattcagaaggagaaaatacagagaggaagaatcgatgatgaatttgttaggctatcaatcacaggaaaaatcgacgatattttacttcaaaaaactccGGTTAACTTGACTAACATTTTCTCTGAGATTGGAAATAGacgaaactttgtgttgattgaaggagctcccggctctggcaagagcacccttgctctacacatctgtcaggagtgggcagagggaaaactgttccaagagttcgatattgcaatcctcgtgagactgagagatccaCTTGTTAGAGAAGCCAAGAAAATAGAAGACCTTCTCCCTTGTAGGAAATCAACACACGCAAGCCAGATTGGAGATGAAATTTTAGAAACTGATggcaaaggtgtactgtgggtgctggACGGGTGGGACGAGCTTCCTTCTGACCTCCATGGAGACTCGATCATCACCAAACTAGTTGAACCAGGCTTTGCACAAGAAAGTCCGCTACATAAATCCGCCGTCATTGTAACATCTCGCCCGTCGTCTTCAGCTAAGCTCCACCCACGTGTATCGTCCAGGGTGGAAGTGttggggttcactccacatcaactagaacagtattttACCGAGTGTCTGAATggtgactcacaagctgtgcagactctactggagagaattcgagagaacccagtggtagaaggtagctgctacctccccctcaatgcttccattgtCGTTAATTGCTTTCTTTCTGATAACCACTCACTCCCCACATCCAACCACGGGATATTCATATCAGTTGTCCAAAGCTctctcaagagatacctcCAGGATAGGTTGGGGAAGACCACTCCAGTGGGAGACATCACATCCCCAGACTCACTGCCCTCGGAAATCAGAACAGAGACCGtacaaatgtgtcaacttgcatatcaTGGGATCGAAAAAAACAAAGCAACATTTACTGACAATGATTTGGCCGCTCTTCGCATTACGAAGGAAATTTCATACGTTGGACtattacaaactgttcccagtatcattagcgatggtcatctggtttactactgttttctccacctgtctattcaagagctactagcagcaatccacatctctctcatgtctcccaagcaacaaatttctgtattccagaagctgtttggtagtcctcgattcagtgcagtcttccagttttatgctggtatcaccaaactgaGTACTAGTAGACCAATCCTCAGTTTGCTACCTCGATTCTTGTGTCCAGTTCCAGCCACTGTTTTTGATCTGGTCAGAAAGGTTGTCAAAAAGGAGAAAGAGAAAGAGTATGGTGAGCCGAAGCCCCTTTTGTTGTCcctcatcaattgtttgtacgaagctgaagactcgtcactgtgtgtgtttgtggctaatcTTCTTAATCACAATCTAGATCTTGGTTGCACTACAATGAATCCTATTGACTGCCTCTCTGTTGGATATTTCGCATCAGCTTGTTCCAACACCAGTAATGGATTCACACTGCGCCTCAACGATTGCTCTATTGATGAccaaggctgcaaatttcttgcccgaggactctccaagtgtcccaactctaataatgatattcctaCAGGAGGGATACACATCGCTGAGATTATCGAGAACACTAGTTCAATATCTGAATTGGATTTGTCTAATAATGCCATTGGTAACAGTGGGCTTAGCACACTCTGTGAGGCCTTGTCAACtaacacatcattaaagaTCCTGTACCTGGGCAATTGCTCACTAACAATATCAGAcgacaatggagctgccctctatcaacttctgaatacaaacaattccctcgAATTTCTTAATTTGTCTGgtaacacagtgactagctgtcgtcacattgctgctggacttgcagtcaataagactctgagaacattgagatTGATTTCCTGTGCactgactgatcagagtatcgaggagctatcaactggactgatcaacaAGATTGAAGAACTGTACATTTATGGTAATGActcaataacagaagatggaatgaagacgcttgccagacatctaaccacccactgctctgaactgacacTATTGTACATACCCAACCACCTAAGATCCTGTATCGAGACAGTATTCAGGGAcgctaacaaagagaggaagagaaatggactacccGAGATTAATTATGTTTAG
- the LOC135338902 gene encoding NACHT, LRR and PYD domains-containing protein 3-like, with protein MKLTDEQLNTAIKEPDLPELAACFDNVHKGYLEKLELSPGEQTDVRTRAYVDGTLAGMLLALKFWILTNGQDATFQALLLIILSLLKEDVAVRVCKYLSDKYSTTSFPPSRERVLLNHKLSSYRDYLQSFYREPDSTSATQWPHVPIKTIFKLAMIQKEKIQRGRIDDEFFRLSITGKIDDILLLKTPVNLMNIFSEIGDRRNFVLIEGAPGSGKSTLALHICQEWAKGKLFQEFDIAILVRLRDPLVKEANTIADILPCIDTAVASETEAVIKSLYGKGVLWVLDGWDELPSDLPRDSIINKLIRPGMSQERPLHKSTMIVTSRPSSSAELHRLVSSRVEVLGFTPHQLEQYFTECLEGDSQAVQTLLERIRENPAVEGSCYLPLNASIVVNCFLSDNHSLPTSNHGIFTSVVQSSLKRYLQDRLGKTTSVGDITSPDSLPSEIKTQTVQMCQLAYYGIEANKATFTDGDLAALCIAKEISNVGLLQTVPSIISDGHLVYYCFLHLSIQELLAAIHISLMSPKQQISVFQKLFGSPRFSAVFQFYAGITKLRASRPILSLLPRFLCPVPATVFDLVRKVVKTEKEKKHYEPKPLLLSLINCLYEAEDSRLCVFVANLLNHNLDLQRTTMNPIDCLSVGYFASVCSNSSNGLFALNLSNCSIDDQGCKFLARGLSKCPNFNNNIPTEGIHISEIIEHITLCNNAIGNSGLSTLCEALSTNTSLKSLSLSNCSLTISDDNGAALYQLLNTNNSLEYLSLSHNTVTSCRHIAAGLAVNKTLRRLELYTCNLTDQSIEELSTGLINKIETLNIWSYGSSITEDGIKTLARHLTTHCSELTELEIPAHLRSCIKTVFRDANKERKRNGLLEISVLAI; from the exons atgaaactgactgatgagcagctcaatacagcaataaaggaaccagatctacccgagttggcagcatgtttcgacaaTGTTCACAAAGGCTATCTTGAAAAATTGGAGCTCTCACCTGGAGAGCAAACTGACGTGAGGACTAGAGCATATGTAGATGGCACTCTGGCAGGAATGTTGCTGGCTTTGAAATTCTGGATTCTGACCAACGGACAAGACGCCACTTtccaagctctgctactcatcatactctccctgctcaaagaagacgttgctgttcgagtgtgcaagtacttgtctgacaaat actccaccacctcgttccccccctcccgagagagggtcctgctgaaccacaagctgtcctcgtacagggactacctacaaagttTCTACAGAGAACCAGACtccacatcagccacacaatggcctcaCGTCCCAATAAAAACAATTTTCAAActggccatgattcagaaggaaaaaatacagagaggaagaatcgacgATGAATTTTTTAGATTATCAATCACAGGAAAAATTGACGACATTTTACTTTTAAAGACTCCTGTTAACTTGATGAatattttctctgagattggggatagacgaaactttgttttgattgaaggagctcccggctctggcaagagcacccttgctctacacatctgtcaggagtgggcaaaggggaaactgttccaagagtttgatattgcaatccttgtcagactgagagatcccctTGTTAAAGAAGCAAATACAATTGCTGACATACTTCCCTGCATCGATACGGCCGTGGCTAGTGAGACAGAGGCGGTAATAAAATCACTGTATggcaaaggtgtactgtgggtgctAGACGGATGGGATGAGCTTCCTTCTGACCTCCCTAGAGACTCAATCATCAACAAACTGATCCGACCAGGCATGTCACAAGAACGTCCACTACACaaatcaaccatgattgtaaCATCTCGACCGTCATCTTCGGCTGAGCTCCACCGACTAGTGTCGTCCAGGgtggaggtgttggggttcactccacatcaactagaacagtattttACCGAGTGTCTGGAaggtgactcacaagctgtacagactctactggagagaattcgagagaacccagcggtagaaggtagctgctacctccccctcaatgcttccattgtCGTTAATTGCTTCCTTTCTGATAACCACTCACTCCCCACATCCAACCACGGGATATTTACATCAGTTGTCCAAAGCTctctcaagagatacctcCAGGATAGGTTGGGGAAGACCACTTCAGTGGGAGACATCACATCCCCAGACTCACTGCCCTCGGAAATCAAAACGCAGACCGtacaaatgtgtcaacttgcatatTATGGGATTGAAGCCAACAAAGCAACATTTACTGATGGTGATTTGGCCGCTCTTTGCATTGCGAAGGAGATTTCAAACGTTGGATtattacaaactgttcccagTATCATTAGCGACGGTCATCTGGTGTACTACTGCTTTCTCCACCTgtctattcaagagctactagcagcaatccacatatctctcatgtctcccaagcaacaaatttctgtattccagaagctgtttggtagtcctcgattcagtgcagtcttccaattttatgctggtatcaccaaactgaGAGCTAGTAGACCAATCCTCAGCTTGCTACCTCGATTCTTGTGTCCAGTTCCAGCCACTGTTTTTGATCTGGTCAGAAAGGTTGTCAAAACTGAGAAAGAGAAGAAGCATTATGAGCCGAAGCCCCTTTTGTTGTCcctcatcaattgtttgtacgaagctgaagactcgcgactgtgtgtgtttgtggctaatcTTCTTAATCACAATCTAGATCTTCAACGCACTACAATGAATCCTATTGACTGCCTCTCTGTTGGATATTTCGCATCAGTTTGTTCCAATAGCAGTAATGGATTATTCGCACTGAACCTCAGCAATTGCTCTATTGATGAccaaggctgcaaatttctggcccgaggactctccaagtgtcccaactttaataataatattcctACAGAAGGGATACACATCTCTGAGATTATCGAGCACATTACTTTGTGTAATAATGCCATTGGTAACAGTGGACTTAGCACACTCTGTGAGGCCTTGTCAACtaacacatcattaaagaGCCTGTCCCTGAGCAATTGCTCACTAACAATATCAGACGACAATGGAGCTGCTCTCTATCAACTCctgaatacaaacaattccctcgaatatcttagtttgtctcataacacagtgactagctgtcgtcacattgctgctggacttgcagtcaataagactctgagaaGATTGGAATTGTATACCTGTAATTtgactgatcagagtatcgaggagctatcaactggactgatcaacaAGATTGAAACACTGAACATTTGGAGTTATGGCTCAtcaataacagaagatggaattaagacgcttgccagacatttaaccacccactgctctgaactgacaGAATTGGAGATACCCGCCCACCTAAGATCCTGTATCAAGACAGTATTCAGGGAcgctaacaaagagaggaagagaaatggactacTCGAGATTAGTGTGCTTGCAATCTAA
- the LOC135339177 gene encoding uncharacterized protein LOC135339177 → MATKEQNQDSTTSCPPSRERVLLSHKLSSYRDYLQSRYREPDSTSVTQWPPVSTKTIFKLAMIQKEKIQRGRIDDEFFRLSITGKIDDILLQKTPVDLINIFSEIRDRRNFVLIEGAPGSGKSTLALHICQDWAKRKLFQELDIAILVKLRDPLVREAITIPDILPCIDTAE, encoded by the exons ATGGCtactaaagagcagaaccaag actccaccacctcgtgtcctccctcccgagagagggtcctgctgagccacaagctgtcctcgtacagggactacctacaaagtcgctacagagaaccagactccacatcagtcacacaatggcctcccgtctcaacaaaaacaattttcaaactggccatgattcagaaggagaaAATACAGAGAGGCAGAATTGACGATGAATTTTTTAGACTATCAATCACAGGAAAAATTGACGATATTttacttcaaaaaactccGGTTGACTTGATAAACATTTTCTCTGAGATTAGAGATAGacgaaactttgtgttgattgaaggagctcccggctctggcaagagcacccttgctctacacatctgtcaggacTGGGCAAAGAggaaactgttccaagagctcgatattgcaatcctcgtGAAACTAAGAGATCCCCTCGTTAGAGAAGCCATTACAATTCCTGACATACTTCCCTGCATTGATACGGCCgaataa